The genomic interval CCGAGAACGAAGACGGTGACCTCCTCCCATTCTTTGGACTGCTCGACGAGGCACTGGCCGACAGGAACTCGGTGGTGCTCGTGCATCGGGACTTCATAGACGAGGGGATGGGCGGTCTCCTCGCCGGATATCTGGTTTACGCTGCCTACGTCGACGGCCCCATCATGGCTTCGGCAATCATTCAGGAGATCCTCGGCCGGCCGCTTGGTCCGAGAGCACGGGCGATGATCCGGGTGGCGGAGCGCTAGGCGCGCTCGGAGAGCTGGATGACCGACTGCATTCGCCTGCGGGGTATCGAGGTCTTCGCCTACCACGGGGTTCTGGCGGATGAGCAAGAACACGGCCAGATCTTTGTCGTTGATGTCGATGTGTTCTTGGACCTTTCGAAGGCCGCGGCCTCTGATGACCTCGCCGCCACCGTTCACTACGGGGAACTTGCGCAGGCAATCCATGACCGGGTGGCAGAAGAGCGGTGGGACCTGATCGAGCGGGTTGCCGGCAGGGTTGCCGACCTGGTGTTGGAGGATGAGCGAGTGCACCGCGTCACCGTCACGGTTCATAAGCCGTCGGCTCCTATCAGCGTGCCGTTTTCGGATGTTGCAGTAACCGTCAAGAGGCCACGGTGACCAGGGCGGCGATTGCGCTCGGCTCCAATCTGGGCGATCGACTCGAGAACCTCGAGTTTGCCGTTGAAGCCCTGGGCTCGCTCGGAGAACTCGTCGGCGTCTCCGACCTGTATGAGACGGCTCCCGTTGGAGGTCCGGAGCAGGGCGCCTACCTGAACGCAGTCGCGATTCTGGAGACCGGGATGGCGGCTCGGAACCTCCTCGCCGCATTGCACGACGTCGAACACCTGCGTGGGCGCACGCGGAGTTTCCGGTGGGAGGCCAGGACACTCGACCTCGATCTGCTTCTCTACGGAATGGAAACCCATTCCGACGAGGCCTGCACCATCCCGCACCCGCGCCTGCTCGAACGCCGATTCGTCATCGAGCCGCTCCTCAACGTATGGCCGGATGCCGTCCTTCCCGACGGAACCGGGGTTGCGACCTACGCGGCGGCCGTTGAGGATCAGGAGGTGACCGGTCTGGGAGCCTGGTGGTCGCTCGTCCCACCGTCGAAAGGCTTCCACGGTCGCGGTGGCTGGTGGGTCGTTGCCCAGGTTGTGATGATTCTGGCGGTGGTCCTGGCGCTCGGCGCGGGTGGGCCGTCGCTTCCGGGCGGAGACGCACTCAGCCTGGCAGGCATCGCCGTCATTGCCGCAGGGGTGATCGAGTCTGCGCTCGGCTTGTTCCAACTCGGCGAGCGCCTGACGCCCTTTCCGGAACCGCTTGATGGAGGCGGGATGGTGCACGGTGGTGTCTACGCAGCCGTCCGGCACCCGATTTACGGTGGAATCGTGGTCGCCTTGGTCGGCGCCGCCTTGTTCAAGTTGTCGGTTGTCGGCCTCGGGGCGGGAGTGATGGCAGGCGTGTTCTTCTGGTGGAAGGCGAGCAAGGAAGAGGCGCGTCTGCTCAGGCGGTTCCCGCAGTATGCCGACTATCGGGCCAGGACCAAGGCGCGCTTGATTCCCTGGGTCATCTAGCTGGCAGCCGGGTCGTCGTTGGGGCGGGGTTCGGCCAGGCGGGCGGCCACCAGCGATGTTCTCGGCGGAAGGCTGACGAACTGTTTCTGTCCGGGTCTGGCCTTCGTCATCAGACGGTAGAGCGAGTATGCGGCAACGGGCGCAAAGAACCCCGAGAGGCTCCACAGGTACCCGACCGGTCCGAGGAGCGTCATCATCAGCGAGGCGGCGATCGGCCCGGCAATCGAACCCACCCCGTATACGAATAACACGCCGCCGGCAGTTGCCACCAGTTGATCGTCCGAGACGAGGTCGTTGATATGGCTGACGGCGAGTGAGTACATCGGGAAGGCAAGGCTGCCGTACAGCAGCGCCACGGCAAAGAGAAGGAGGCTGTCCGGATCGACCGCGGTTCCGGCCCCCGCAACACCGGCGGCGGCCATTGCCACGGCGAAGATCACCCGTCGGCGTGGGAATCGATCCGATAGGTGGCCGATCGGGTACTGCGTGAGGGTTGCGCCGACGATGGACGCTCCTACGAAGAGCCCTGCCCGACCCGGGTCCATGCCGATCCGGGTGGCGAAGACCGCTCCCAGCCCGAAGATCGCGCCGTTCGAGGCGCCGACCAGGGCCCCGGCAACGACGCCCAGCGGGGCCGCACGGAAGAGCGCTCGAATCGAGACCTTGGCGGGCGCTTCGAGCGCGGGTGCCGGCACCTGTGAAAGAGCCAGAGGCACGATGGCCAGCGAGATCAGGATCGAAGCGGTGATGAAGAGCCCGGGGCCGGATGGATCGGCGACTCCCAGGAGAAGCTGCCCGGACCCGACGGAGGTTGTCACGACCACCATGTACACGGCCAGCAGGCGGCCGCGAGTTGCGTTGGTGGCTCGTTCGTTGAGCCAGCTCTCGATCGTCACATACAGGCCCGACAGACACACCCCGGTGATGAAGCGCAGCAACGACCAGGTGAAAACGCCGACGACCAGGTAGTGGATGAGAGCAACAGACGACGTGAGCGAAGCCAGCCCGGCAAACACCCGGATGTGTCCGACGCTGGCCAGTCTGGCCGGAATAGTGAGCGAGCCGACGAGAAACCCGGCATAGTAGGACGCCATGACGATGCCGATGGCAGGGGTGGCGAAACCTTCGATATCCGATCGAATGCCCAGGAGCGAACCCTGAAGTCCGTTGCCTGCCATCACGAGGGCGGTGCCGAGGAATAGAACCCAGACCGACGCGACAACGGCGCCGGCCCCCTGGTTCTTAGCTCTTGATGACACCGCTTGGCCTCCACTCCATGGTCCGCAGATGCTACCGGTGGAGCAACCACGCCGACCGCCCGCTTTCGACAATTGGCCCACCTCCAATGGCCGACCGCCACCCGACCAGAAAACCTCCACTACCGTTCCGGGCATGGACAATCCACTGCGCATCGTGATCGTCGGGCTGGGGCGCGCCGGGACGTCGGTCGGGCTCGCCGCCCACCGGGCCGGCCACGACATCGTGGGCGTGCTCGGCCGGTCGAACGTCATTCCCGGGGC from Acidimicrobiia bacterium carries:
- the folB gene encoding dihydroneopterin aldolase; translation: MTDCIRLRGIEVFAYHGVLADEQEHGQIFVVDVDVFLDLSKAAASDDLAATVHYGELAQAIHDRVAEERWDLIERVAGRVADLVLEDERVHRVTVTVHKPSAPISVPFSDVAVTVKRPR
- the folK gene encoding 2-amino-4-hydroxy-6-hydroxymethyldihydropteridine diphosphokinase, whose product is MTRAAIALGSNLGDRLENLEFAVEALGSLGELVGVSDLYETAPVGGPEQGAYLNAVAILETGMAARNLLAALHDVEHLRGRTRSFRWEARTLDLDLLLYGMETHSDEACTIPHPRLLERRFVIEPLLNVWPDAVLPDGTGVATYAAAVEDQEVTGLGAWWSLVPPSKGFHGRGGWWVVAQVVMILAVVLALGAGGPSLPGGDALSLAGIAVIAAGVIESALGLFQLGERLTPFPEPLDGGGMVHGGVYAAVRHPIYGGIVVALVGAALFKLSVVGLGAGVMAGVFFWWKASKEEARLLRRFPQYADYRARTKARLIPWVI
- a CDS encoding MFS transporter: MSSRAKNQGAGAVVASVWVLFLGTALVMAGNGLQGSLLGIRSDIEGFATPAIGIVMASYYAGFLVGSLTIPARLASVGHIRVFAGLASLTSSVALIHYLVVGVFTWSLLRFITGVCLSGLYVTIESWLNERATNATRGRLLAVYMVVVTTSVGSGQLLLGVADPSGPGLFITASILISLAIVPLALSQVPAPALEAPAKVSIRALFRAAPLGVVAGALVGASNGAIFGLGAVFATRIGMDPGRAGLFVGASIVGATLTQYPIGHLSDRFPRRRVIFAVAMAAAGVAGAGTAVDPDSLLLFAVALLYGSLAFPMYSLAVSHINDLVSDDQLVATAGGVLFVYGVGSIAGPIAASLMMTLLGPVGYLWSLSGFFAPVAAYSLYRLMTKARPGQKQFVSLPPRTSLVAARLAEPRPNDDPAAS